The Desulfobacterales bacterium nucleotide sequence CATCTTAAAATCATGGATGATGTGAAAGTCGCCATTAATGTAGACATCTTTGCTGGCCAGTCCCATGTTGTCGGCGGCCTTGTTCGTCAAGAGCATATCCGGTTCCATGCCCAGCATCCGGCAAATCGCCCGGTCCGCTTCGATGCCGCTGCGGCTGCCCACCAACACATCGAGCCGCCGCGGCGTTCCGCTTTTGCCCGGTCCCTGGCCTTCCAAAGCCAAAATACCGTCAACGATGGTCACCGCCGGCTGTATGGCATTGTATATTTGAACCAGCAGCCGTGCGAACACTTCCCGGTCCACACCGGCCCGCAAGTGCCACTCCGGCTTGCGCAACCCCACGATGCAGCCGAACAGGTTCTTAACCCCCAGGGTTAGCAGCATCTGCGAATGCGTCTTTAACTTGGCGAGGTTCACCACCACATCCGCTTCCATCACGTCCCTGGCGATTTCAATGCGCCCAAAGGGCTCGCCGATATCCACCCGGATCGATTCTTCCAGCGGTTTAAAAGAAACGTCAAGTCCTTGAAATGCCTGTGAATAACCGCCTTCCTTGAGAAGTTTTTCAAAGGAACCCAGGGCCGGGCTGTCCGATATTTGGGGCTGCCCCCCCTTGGAAAGCACGTATTCCGCCACCGCCCGGACCACCAGCGGATGGGTCAGTACGGCCCGTTCGGGTCCGGCGGGAGATAGCAGGTTCGGCTTGATCAATACCCGGGGCTTGCCGTCAAAGACATCGCCGCCCAAGGCCTCCATCATTTCATAGACTATAGGCTTTAAAATGTCGTATTGATATGTAGATTGTCTAAAAACAACTTTTGACATATAGGATACAGGAAAACCGATTTACAAATTTATTGGCGGCTGTTAAATACCCGCATCCATATTATTTTTAACGGACTTAATCAAGACAAACCCTAATTTTTTTCATTTTATGTTTATGATATGCAGTCTCAATCGTTTATTATCTCCCAGAAACGGGGGTATCTGTATGTGGTTATGGCGGCCCTGCTGTGGGCGGTTTCAGGTTCAGCAGCCAAGTTTCTGTTCAGCACCGGGATATCTCCATTTGAACTGGTACAGCTTCGCCTGACAATAGCCGCCGCCGTTTTGCTGGCCTGGCTTCTGCTCCACTCTCCCGCACGTCTTAAGATAGCCACCCGCGACATCGGCTATTTTATTATTCTGGGCAGCGGCGCCATGGCTGCCGTTCAATTTACCTATCTGTTCAGCATCAGTAAAATTCATGTCGCCGCCGCCATTTTGCTGCAGTACCTCGCGCCGGGCTTTATTGCCCTCTACACGGTTGCCGTTACCCGCGACCGCTTGGGCCGGACGACGGTTCTGGCGCTTGTCGGCGCCTTCAGCGGTTGCTACCTCGTGGTGGGTGCGTATGATTTCAACATGTTCGCCATGAACCACCTGGGCGTTATCAGCGGCTTTCTTTCAGCGCTTGCCTTTGCCTGGTATTCGCTCCAGGGCGAATATGGCATGCGCCGGTACCATCCCTGGACGGTGTTGTTTTTCGCACTGCTTTTCGGCGCTGTCGTCTGGAACATCCTGCAGCCGCCTTTCGGCGCTTTTCTGCGCCGTTATGCCCCCCTGCAATGGGGCTGGATCGGGTATATCAGCCTGCTGGGGACGCTTTTGCCTTTTGGTTTTTATTTTAAAGGCATCAACCTGATACGTTCCACCCGCGCCAGCATTACCGCCACTCTGGAGCCGATAACCGCCGGCGTGCTGTCCTTTGTTTTTTTAAAAGAAATCATGACCCCGCTTCAAATCATCGGCGGACTCATGGTCATTGCAGCCGTCATTCTCCTGCAGATCGAACAATCTTTTGATAAAAACGCGCCCGACGTGATTCGCAAGCGCGGAAAGCTGGTAAACAGTGACGCCATCGACACCCCTGCAGAAACGGATTAAACGGCATCTGACCGGACGGGAGCACCGGTTTTTTGCGGCGACTGCACCGGGACTTGAAATGGTTTGCCGGGACGAGCTGAAGTCTTTTTTGCTCCCCCAAATTCATATCGCGGCTGTTGAAGGCGGTGTTGAGTTTAGCGGCCACCTTC carries:
- a CDS encoding DUF362 domain-containing protein, whose protein sequence is MSKVVFRQSTYQYDILKPIVYEMMEALGGDVFDGKPRVLIKPNLLSPAGPERAVLTHPLVVRAVAEYVLSKGGQPQISDSPALGSFEKLLKEGGYSQAFQGLDVSFKPLEESIRVDIGEPFGRIEIARDVMEADVVVNLAKLKTHSQMLLTLGVKNLFGCIVGLRKPEWHLRAGVDREVFARLLVQIYNAIQPAVTIVDGILALEGQGPGKSGTPRRLDVLVGSRSGIEADRAICRMLGMEPDMLLTNKAADNMGLASKDVYINGDFHIIHDFKMPVLGAVTFGPPLLQTVIRKHLVQRPVVDDKLCRRCAECRQYCPAQAISFKRGKMVFDYDRCIRCYCCAEICPDGAIRAVETLPGKIIRSLSKIKN
- a CDS encoding EamA family transporter, producing MQSQSFIISQKRGYLYVVMAALLWAVSGSAAKFLFSTGISPFELVQLRLTIAAAVLLAWLLLHSPARLKIATRDIGYFIILGSGAMAAVQFTYLFSISKIHVAAAILLQYLAPGFIALYTVAVTRDRLGRTTVLALVGAFSGCYLVVGAYDFNMFAMNHLGVISGFLSALAFAWYSLQGEYGMRRYHPWTVLFFALLFGAVVWNILQPPFGAFLRRYAPLQWGWIGYISLLGTLLPFGFYFKGINLIRSTRASITATLEPITAGVLSFVFLKEIMTPLQIIGGLMVIAAVILLQIEQSFDKNAPDVIRKRGKLVNSDAIDTPAETD